In a single window of the Streptomyces cinnabarinus genome:
- a CDS encoding HK97 family phage prohead protease, whose amino-acid sequence MADRRDLIDVPERRAIQVNGGLELRADGTKLTLTGYASVFESPYDVYGGPPYGWTEIVDRKAFDVTLAAKPDLHLLINHAGMPLARTKSGTLLLAADTKGLHVEAELDADDPDVQRLLTKMKRGDMDEMSFGFRVKRQEWNEDYTERRLLEVSLHKGDVSVVNFGANPATSAEINSAAGALEILAALDPDAAMAELRSEGVDLERLTRARDAVVALHRQMRPRPKAPGRLSLAEARAIEGGDVAVKLSAQIPAHGTAVSNEPGFDRRSAAAGGAGNQVVLRYVHAWVDPDGDPESADSYRFPHHEPRIGSPANLGAVRHALSLLPQADMPPEAKAAVETHLRRHLEDAG is encoded by the coding sequence ATGGCTGATCGCCGCGACCTGATCGACGTGCCCGAGCGGCGCGCGATCCAGGTGAACGGCGGCCTGGAGCTGCGGGCCGACGGCACCAAGCTGACCCTCACCGGCTACGCGAGCGTGTTCGAGTCGCCGTACGACGTCTACGGGGGCCCGCCCTACGGCTGGACCGAGATCGTCGACCGCAAGGCGTTCGACGTCACCCTCGCTGCGAAGCCCGACCTGCACCTGCTCATCAACCACGCGGGCATGCCGCTCGCCCGCACCAAGTCGGGCACGCTGCTGCTGGCCGCGGACACCAAGGGCCTGCACGTCGAGGCCGAACTGGACGCCGACGACCCGGACGTCCAGCGGCTGCTCACCAAGATGAAGCGCGGCGACATGGACGAAATGTCGTTCGGGTTCCGGGTGAAGCGGCAGGAGTGGAACGAGGACTACACCGAACGCCGTCTGCTGGAGGTCTCCCTCCACAAGGGCGACGTGTCGGTGGTGAACTTCGGTGCGAACCCGGCGACTTCCGCAGAGATCAACAGTGCGGCCGGTGCGCTGGAGATCCTCGCCGCCCTCGACCCCGACGCCGCGATGGCTGAGCTGCGCTCCGAAGGCGTGGACCTCGAACGTCTCACCCGGGCGCGGGACGCCGTGGTCGCCCTGCACCGGCAGATGAGGCCGCGGCCGAAGGCGCCCGGCCGTCTGTCCCTGGCTGAGGCCCGTGCCATCGAGGGCGGCGACGTCGCCGTGAAACTGTCCGCGCAGATCCCCGCCCACGGCACGGCAGTCTCCAACGAGCCGGGCTTCGACCGGCGGAGCGCCGCAGCCGGCGGGGCGGGCAACCAGGTGGTGCTCCGCTACGTGCACGCCTGGGTCGACCCCGACGGTGACCCCGAATCCGCGGACTCCTACCGCTTCCCGCACCACGAGCCGCGCATCGGCTCCCCGGCGAACCTCGGAGCTGTCCGACACGCGCTGTCCCTGCTGCCGCAGGCCGACATGCCGCCGGAGGCGAAGGCCGCCGTCGAGACGCACCTGCGCCGCCACCTCGAAGACGCCGGCTGA
- a CDS encoding DNA methyltransferase: MRPGVLEAIAAEAPGPGGQRQIVRLAVNAVAAARGLQPPWPVGLPDDAAERVQKLLSDFGDLGQWGAAELGALREELLRAEDRSASGAWYTPAEVAGPLTCAAFRQVADWYLDDDPADVLKVSVLDPACGGGVFLVAAARLLAALYVSRLYRTQRPAPLTVQAVMADVLKSCVYGIDTDPVAVDLAKSACWLETSGFTPITWLDDNIIVGNALDGDMPSTLAGRLNCERPFVIVGNPPYRDKAKGAAPWIEARRPRRAADRTPDELWRPSMDEFRMPGQGRMEYSLSNLYAFFWRWALWRVFETRMNCGAVAFLTPSAWLAGEGFSGMRAAMRRTADQILVVDLSPEGKAPPVPTRIFPGVTLPLCAAVLIRRGGPRPDDLAPAHYATVAGTREDKFRQLEQLLDGSSAGERTSGDS; the protein is encoded by the coding sequence GTGAGGCCCGGCGTCCTTGAGGCGATCGCTGCCGAAGCTCCCGGCCCCGGCGGGCAGCGGCAGATCGTGCGCCTGGCCGTCAATGCGGTCGCGGCCGCCCGCGGCCTGCAACCACCTTGGCCGGTTGGGCTGCCCGACGATGCTGCCGAGCGTGTACAGAAGCTCCTGTCTGACTTCGGTGATCTCGGCCAGTGGGGAGCGGCGGAACTGGGTGCTCTGCGCGAGGAACTGCTGCGAGCCGAGGACCGCAGCGCATCGGGCGCCTGGTACACCCCGGCCGAAGTCGCAGGACCGTTGACCTGTGCGGCCTTCCGCCAGGTGGCCGACTGGTACCTGGACGACGACCCGGCCGACGTGTTGAAGGTGTCCGTTCTGGATCCGGCATGCGGCGGAGGCGTGTTCCTGGTGGCGGCTGCCCGGCTGCTGGCCGCGCTGTACGTCAGCCGTCTCTATCGCACGCAGCGCCCGGCTCCGCTCACGGTTCAGGCCGTGATGGCGGATGTACTGAAGTCCTGCGTGTACGGCATCGACACTGACCCGGTGGCCGTCGACCTCGCGAAGTCGGCGTGCTGGCTGGAGACCAGCGGGTTCACCCCTATCACCTGGCTCGACGACAACATCATCGTCGGGAACGCCCTCGACGGTGACATGCCCTCGACTCTGGCCGGCCGCCTCAACTGCGAGCGGCCGTTCGTCATCGTGGGCAACCCGCCCTACCGGGACAAGGCCAAGGGCGCCGCGCCCTGGATCGAGGCCCGCCGCCCGCGGCGGGCAGCCGACCGCACCCCGGACGAACTGTGGCGCCCGTCGATGGACGAGTTCCGTATGCCCGGCCAGGGTCGCATGGAGTACTCGCTGTCCAACCTGTACGCGTTCTTCTGGCGTTGGGCGCTGTGGCGCGTCTTCGAGACCCGCATGAACTGTGGCGCCGTCGCCTTTCTCACACCGAGCGCCTGGCTGGCGGGCGAGGGGTTCAGCGGGATGCGCGCCGCCATGCGGCGGACTGCCGACCAGATCCTCGTCGTGGACCTGAGCCCGGAGGGCAAGGCTCCGCCGGTTCCGACCCGTATCTTTCCCGGCGTCACATTGCCGCTCTGCGCGGCAGTGCTCATCCGGCGCGGAGGCCCACGACCGGACGACCTGGCCCCCGCGCACTACGCCACCGTGGCGGGCACCCGCGAGGACAAGTTCCGGCAGCTGGAACAGCTCCTCGACGGCTCCAGTGCCGGGGAGCGGACCAGCGGCGACAGCTGA
- a CDS encoding DUF932 domain-containing protein, translating to MTTDVNTAFAAEKTAQIESIRNVERRFQARIDRGEIRMIGGDRYEVLTGWDRGETFTVARNTQGQIEQIIANHGLDTRADGTIGLYASSPAWHDLGQIIPGGTTDIDEVLGLSGLDFKVDTVPALYEWNGELREHVDQRHTVRTDTGAALGAVGRKYMPIQNRAGFEFLQELVGRYDVVWESAGLIRGGRRVFIAIRLPETVTVDADGINDLIVPYVAVMNDHSGKAQFQCIVTPWRPVCANTERFAVRDAVTRWAVRHTAGATSQIKEARRTLGLSVRYFAQFADEETALARTDIALRDFHDVIGDLWPLEDDATDRTKTNHAARTGALDDLFRTETERVGHTAYAAERAITGYLDHAAPRRPAKTMTEELARATASLEGADDDLKTRAHKRLLLLRKP from the coding sequence GTGACCACCGACGTCAACACCGCCTTCGCCGCCGAGAAGACCGCGCAGATCGAGAGCATCCGCAACGTCGAGCGCCGCTTCCAGGCCCGCATCGACCGGGGCGAGATCCGCATGATCGGCGGCGACCGGTACGAAGTCCTCACCGGCTGGGACCGGGGCGAGACCTTCACCGTCGCCCGCAACACCCAGGGCCAGATCGAGCAGATCATCGCCAACCACGGCCTCGACACCCGCGCCGACGGCACGATCGGCCTGTACGCGTCGTCCCCCGCCTGGCACGATCTCGGCCAGATCATCCCCGGCGGGACCACCGACATCGACGAGGTGCTCGGCCTGTCCGGCCTCGACTTCAAGGTCGACACCGTCCCCGCCCTGTACGAGTGGAACGGCGAGTTGCGCGAGCACGTCGACCAGCGGCACACCGTCCGAACCGACACCGGCGCCGCTCTCGGAGCCGTCGGCCGGAAGTACATGCCGATCCAGAATCGCGCTGGGTTTGAGTTCCTCCAGGAACTCGTGGGCCGCTACGACGTCGTCTGGGAGTCCGCCGGACTCATCCGGGGCGGGCGGCGCGTGTTCATCGCCATCCGCCTGCCGGAGACCGTCACGGTGGACGCCGACGGCATCAACGACTTGATCGTCCCGTACGTGGCGGTGATGAACGACCACAGCGGGAAGGCGCAGTTCCAGTGCATCGTCACCCCGTGGCGGCCCGTGTGCGCCAACACGGAGAGGTTCGCGGTCCGCGACGCCGTCACCCGCTGGGCTGTCCGTCACACCGCCGGGGCCACCAGCCAGATCAAGGAAGCCCGCCGCACCCTCGGCCTGAGCGTCCGCTACTTCGCCCAGTTCGCCGACGAAGAGACCGCCCTCGCCCGCACTGACATCGCCCTGCGCGACTTCCACGACGTGATCGGCGACCTGTGGCCGCTGGAGGACGACGCCACCGACCGCACCAAGACCAACCACGCCGCCCGTACCGGCGCCCTCGACGACCTGTTCCGCACCGAGACCGAGCGCGTCGGACACACCGCCTACGCGGCCGAGCGCGCCATCACCGGCTACCTCGACCACGCCGCCCCTCGCCGCCCCGCCAAGACCATGACCGAGGAACTGGCGCGCGCCACCGCGTCCTTGGAAGGCGCCGACGACGACCTGAAGACCCGGGCCCACAAGCGGCTGCTGCTCCTGCGCAAGCCCTGA
- a CDS encoding cell envelope biogenesis protein OmpA, translating to MPKPRRSRTVQPPARAAALPRHGGLAVPWITGWFDGRPYFGVNFPVRRSQAVTYRLCQFCRQPLGRRIGLVVRPADTSAGYVDEPGMHPECLDYAVAVCPMLNGAMDHYRSGPPATVAGLLASTPARAGKPAEAYEAWFITPSGYEIAYAADGMVLGIRLDVPVLMKRPVRAAAHPRLTDEHAALLRQVLALESSPEGLTTP from the coding sequence ATGCCGAAGCCACGTCGTTCCCGAACAGTGCAGCCGCCCGCCCGCGCGGCAGCCCTGCCGCGCCACGGCGGACTGGCCGTCCCGTGGATCACAGGATGGTTCGACGGACGCCCCTACTTCGGCGTCAACTTCCCGGTCCGCCGCAGCCAGGCCGTCACGTACCGGCTGTGCCAGTTCTGCCGCCAGCCGCTCGGCCGCCGTATCGGGCTGGTCGTACGGCCCGCAGACACGTCCGCCGGATACGTCGACGAGCCCGGCATGCACCCCGAATGCCTCGACTACGCCGTCGCCGTCTGCCCGATGCTCAACGGCGCCATGGACCACTACCGGTCCGGCCCGCCCGCCACCGTTGCGGGCCTGCTCGCCTCGACGCCGGCGCGCGCCGGGAAGCCTGCCGAAGCGTACGAAGCCTGGTTCATCACCCCGTCCGGCTACGAGATCGCCTATGCCGCCGACGGCATGGTGCTCGGCATCCGCCTCGACGTGCCCGTCCTGATGAAGCGGCCCGTACGCGCTGCTGCACACCCCCGCCTCACCGACGAGCACGCGGCCCTGCTGCGCCAGGTGCTCGCCCTCGAATCCTCACCCGAAGGACTGACCACGCCATGA
- a CDS encoding HNH endonuclease, with protein sequence MQLTQQDIDRRTKQARSGRPWLRVQAQVFAEETHCWICHRYVDQSLPGTTHPMARTVDHVHPLWLGGDPLDRANCRLAHRRCNTARNNRLRAAQRPRPSHTVDASTL encoded by the coding sequence ATGCAGCTGACCCAGCAGGACATCGACCGCCGTACCAAGCAGGCCCGCAGCGGCAGGCCCTGGCTGCGCGTGCAGGCCCAGGTCTTCGCCGAAGAGACTCACTGCTGGATCTGCCACCGCTACGTGGACCAGTCCCTACCCGGCACCACGCACCCGATGGCACGCACCGTGGACCACGTCCACCCACTCTGGCTCGGTGGCGACCCACTCGACCGGGCCAACTGCCGGCTCGCCCACCGACGGTGCAACACCGCCCGGAACAACAGGCTGCGCGCCGCGCAGCGGCCGCGCCCCAGCCACACCGTGGACGCCTCCACCCTGTGA
- a CDS encoding helix-turn-helix domain-containing protein encodes MPAPLTITARRAMVEELMRQEPGISARKIAARLGVSKDTIRRDLAEIETAQRQPTPEQQAPQPEPEPDAPAAETDHAPRDPLDEPLRKWLTPEARADLALLQETGHSPGYALRRALEVLADTYRGAWDRGLYPRGTAPEITSISVRTNTLKGPTP; translated from the coding sequence ATGCCCGCCCCCCTCACCATCACCGCGCGCCGCGCCATGGTCGAGGAACTGATGCGCCAGGAGCCGGGCATCAGCGCCCGAAAGATCGCAGCTCGGCTGGGGGTCAGCAAGGACACGATCCGCCGCGACCTCGCCGAGATCGAGACGGCGCAGCGCCAGCCCACGCCCGAGCAGCAGGCCCCCCAGCCGGAGCCCGAGCCGGATGCGCCAGCGGCCGAGACGGACCATGCGCCACGCGACCCGCTCGACGAGCCACTGCGCAAGTGGCTCACCCCCGAGGCGCGAGCCGACCTCGCCCTGCTCCAGGAGACCGGCCACTCGCCCGGCTACGCACTGCGCCGCGCCCTGGAGGTCCTTGCCGACACCTACCGCGGCGCCTGGGACCGCGGCCTGTACCCGCGCGGCACCGCCCCCGAGATCACCAGCATCAGCGTCCGAACGAACACCCTGAAAGGCCCCACGCCGTGA
- a CDS encoding phage major capsid protein: MSDERFRRLVARREQTAREREEILAKRTAITDLAEEEAREDLLPEEDSEFRELTAQVKAKDEELRALDERIAELSEEAERERTVTAGAAAVKRAKARVETVHESRTYERGNGRSYLQDLARVQLNMDGDGTARERLVRHAQEVETDREFRDLNRTDGTGGYFVPPLWLMSQFVELARAGRAYANVVTSQPLPPGTDSINIPKVATGTATGVQTADNAAVQETDLTDDFVTAPVRTIAGQQDVAIQLLDQSPVSFDEVIFRDLVADYATKLDLQVISGSGAAGQVTGVRTTPNIITIAAATATVASIYSKIADAVQRVHTQRFMPPTVIVMHPRRWAWFLAATDTNGRPLVVPDAGNPQNAIATLGAVAAEQVVGQMHGLPVVTDPSLPTTLGGGTEDVIHILRASDLLLFESGIRSRVLPDVGSGNLTVRLQVYGYLAFTAGRYPKSIVEIGGSGLVAPTF; encoded by the coding sequence ATGTCCGACGAGCGTTTCCGGCGGCTGGTCGCACGACGCGAGCAGACCGCCCGCGAGCGCGAGGAAATCCTCGCCAAGCGCACGGCCATCACCGACCTCGCTGAGGAGGAGGCCCGCGAGGACCTCCTCCCCGAAGAGGACTCCGAGTTCCGCGAGCTGACCGCGCAGGTCAAGGCCAAGGACGAAGAGCTGCGGGCGCTGGACGAGCGCATCGCCGAGCTGTCCGAGGAGGCCGAGCGCGAGCGCACCGTCACCGCCGGCGCCGCCGCGGTGAAGCGCGCCAAGGCCCGCGTGGAGACCGTCCACGAGTCCCGGACCTACGAGCGGGGCAACGGCCGTTCGTACCTCCAGGACCTGGCGCGCGTCCAGCTCAACATGGACGGCGACGGGACAGCCCGTGAGCGTCTGGTGCGCCACGCCCAGGAGGTCGAAACCGACCGAGAGTTCCGCGACCTCAACCGCACGGACGGCACTGGTGGCTACTTCGTGCCGCCGCTGTGGCTGATGTCGCAGTTCGTCGAGCTCGCGCGGGCAGGCCGGGCGTATGCGAACGTCGTCACCTCGCAGCCGCTGCCGCCCGGCACGGACAGCATCAACATCCCGAAGGTGGCCACCGGCACCGCCACGGGCGTGCAGACCGCGGACAACGCGGCCGTGCAGGAGACGGACCTGACGGATGACTTCGTCACCGCTCCGGTCCGGACGATCGCCGGTCAGCAGGACGTTGCGATCCAGCTCCTGGACCAGAGCCCCGTCTCCTTCGACGAGGTCATCTTCCGGGACCTGGTGGCCGACTACGCCACCAAGCTGGACCTTCAGGTCATCTCCGGATCGGGCGCTGCCGGGCAGGTCACGGGCGTCCGCACCACGCCCAACATCATCACCATCGCCGCAGCGACGGCGACGGTCGCCTCGATCTACTCGAAGATCGCGGACGCGGTGCAGCGCGTGCACACGCAGCGCTTCATGCCGCCGACCGTCATCGTGATGCACCCGCGCCGGTGGGCGTGGTTCCTCGCGGCGACGGACACCAACGGCCGGCCCTTGGTGGTGCCGGACGCGGGCAACCCGCAGAACGCGATCGCCACGCTCGGCGCGGTGGCTGCGGAGCAGGTCGTGGGGCAGATGCACGGCCTGCCGGTCGTCACCGACCCGTCGCTGCCGACCACCCTCGGCGGTGGCACCGAGGACGTCATCCACATCCTCCGGGCGAGCGACCTGCTGCTGTTCGAGTCGGGCATCCGCTCTCGCGTGCTGCCCGACGTCGGCTCCGGCAACCTCACGGTCCGGCTCCAGGTGTACGGCTACCTGGCCTTCACCGCGGGTCGCTACCCGAAGTCGATCGTGGAAATCGGCGGCTCGGGCCTGGTGGCACCGACGTTCTGA
- a CDS encoding phage portal protein, with protein MRNPFRRWGWTRRGAGAPEQRDIGVGDVSWPVDDLASPSALSVPGAMRLSPVFAAGRLLASSVSSLPIHQYRRVGGLTTHLPLAHLFQKPAAQGTIDDWLVRAMLSLVYRGNAVGVVTERDWLEFPTKIEWLNPSDVFVQDTNAIGTRGSATDPVWSYLGVELPSEDVVHIPWMTLPGRVWGLSPIAAYAVTVSTGLAAQKFVDDYFRAGGQPPGRFKNTMQTIDQGQASVIKRRVVQAIRSHEPIVYGKDWDYEPITISVAEAQFCETQRLTATQIAAIYGIPPEKIGGETGGSYSYSSPEQRQIELVQDALLPYLTRLQNHLSECLPRGQFIKFDADALIRVDLAGRMDAYEKGRLIGMWNIDEIRAKEDEAPLPDGKGQDWTPLPIQAGSNITVPQIRSRREDPGLHLIKTPRGNHG; from the coding sequence ATGCGTAACCCCTTCCGTCGCTGGGGCTGGACGCGCCGCGGTGCGGGCGCGCCCGAGCAGCGTGACATCGGGGTCGGCGATGTGTCGTGGCCGGTGGATGACCTTGCGTCCCCGTCCGCGCTGTCGGTGCCCGGTGCGATGCGCCTCAGCCCGGTCTTCGCCGCGGGCCGTCTGCTGGCGTCGTCGGTGTCGTCGCTGCCGATCCACCAGTACCGGCGCGTCGGCGGCCTGACGACGCATCTGCCGCTCGCCCACCTGTTCCAGAAGCCCGCCGCGCAGGGAACGATCGACGACTGGCTGGTGCGGGCGATGCTGTCGCTCGTCTACCGCGGCAACGCCGTCGGCGTCGTCACGGAGCGGGACTGGCTGGAGTTCCCGACGAAGATCGAGTGGCTGAACCCGTCCGACGTGTTCGTGCAGGACACCAACGCGATCGGCACCCGGGGCAGCGCCACGGACCCGGTCTGGTCGTACCTGGGCGTCGAGCTGCCGTCCGAAGACGTCGTACACATCCCCTGGATGACGCTCCCGGGCCGCGTGTGGGGCCTGTCTCCGATCGCCGCCTACGCGGTCACGGTGTCGACAGGCCTGGCCGCGCAGAAGTTCGTCGACGACTACTTCCGCGCCGGCGGGCAGCCCCCGGGCCGCTTCAAGAACACGATGCAGACGATCGACCAGGGGCAGGCGTCGGTCATCAAGCGCCGCGTCGTGCAGGCGATCCGGTCGCACGAGCCGATCGTGTACGGCAAGGACTGGGACTACGAGCCGATCACAATCTCGGTGGCCGAGGCGCAGTTCTGCGAGACGCAGCGGCTGACGGCAACGCAGATCGCGGCGATCTACGGCATCCCGCCAGAGAAGATCGGCGGCGAGACCGGCGGCTCCTACTCCTACAGTTCGCCGGAGCAGCGGCAGATCGAACTCGTGCAGGACGCGCTGCTGCCGTACCTGACGCGGCTACAGAACCACCTCTCCGAGTGCCTGCCCCGCGGCCAGTTCATCAAGTTCGACGCCGACGCCCTGATCCGCGTGGACCTCGCCGGGCGCATGGACGCCTACGAAAAGGGCCGCCTGATCGGCATGTGGAACATCGACGAGATCCGGGCGAAGGAAGACGAAGCCCCGCTGCCGGACGGCAAGGGCCAGGACTGGACACCGCTGCCGATTCAGGCCGGATCCAACATCACCGTCCCGCAGATCCGCTCGCGCCGGGAGGACCCCGGGCTGCATCTCATCAAGACCCCGAGGGGGAATCATGGCTGA
- a CDS encoding DUF7341 domain-containing protein codes for MQTLDDLVRDLVDRFTGDEHHPGDGGPGLIHRLDTLGLRTRQPATGGHASPGSRPPTSLEAVSWSQRIKTEAIGLDMRLRQSARTQRWDRALKAIPPGAEAAEQVSEVARIVGRWHGTVLTVLGLRGPSVHFRHALCLACGERTVYGRADDDRPRAWCINDGCEDGDTGGPARYEGSRLYLLTENRAS; via the coding sequence ATGCAGACGCTTGACGACCTGGTGCGGGACCTCGTGGACCGCTTCACGGGCGACGAACACCACCCCGGCGACGGCGGCCCCGGCCTCATCCACCGGCTCGACACCCTCGGTCTGCGCACCCGGCAGCCGGCCACCGGCGGCCACGCGTCGCCCGGGTCGCGGCCGCCGACGTCGCTGGAGGCGGTGTCGTGGTCGCAGCGCATCAAGACCGAGGCCATCGGCTTGGACATGCGGCTGCGGCAGTCAGCGCGCACGCAGCGCTGGGACCGGGCGCTCAAGGCGATCCCGCCGGGCGCGGAGGCCGCAGAACAGGTGTCGGAGGTGGCCCGGATTGTGGGCCGGTGGCACGGCACGGTGCTGACGGTGCTCGGGCTGCGGGGGCCGTCGGTGCACTTCCGGCATGCGCTGTGTCTGGCGTGCGGGGAGCGCACCGTGTATGGCCGCGCGGACGATGACCGGCCGCGCGCCTGGTGCATCAACGACGGCTGCGAGGACGGCGATACGGGCGGCCCGGCCCGCTACGAGGGAAGCCGCCTGTACCTGCTCACCGAGAACCGGGCGTCATGA